The nucleotide window CGCGCCTGAGCGAGAAGGGCGGCGCTCGAACTGCCGTGAGAGCGTCTTCGGTGCCTCTCCATGATCTCGTTCACGCTGTGCTCGTCGACGTTCTACATCATCAGCAGTCTGTGCGACTGTCGGGACGGGGTATCGCGCTCCTCGGCATCATCTACAACCAGTTGCGCCTCTTGGAGGGGGCGAAGGGCGGAGTGCACCGCCTAGTGCGTGACCGCCGCAACTCTCACACGATGCCGCGCGCGGATTCGAGCCTATTGCTGTGGCGAATTCTCAGCGCGTTGAGCACGTTGTCTGAGAAAGATGCGGCAGAGGTGCGTGATGCATGGATGGCAGAGTGCGAGGCCGGTGTGAGTGCTGGCGAATCGAGCATGGCCGAGCATGAACCTGCACAAGTGCTTGACATGGATGTCCCTACATCTTTTGCGAAGAAGGGCAGGCTGCGCACAGAGAATGGCAATGCAAGCACCGCTATGCGCAACGGCGCGCACGTGATCGAGGTGCTCTACCGTGGAGCGTTGCAGATTCttggcgaaggcggcagcggtcaTGGGGCCACGGAGGAGAGCGGGCGTTGGAAGTCGCCCCTGCTACTTGCAGCAACCCGGTTGCGGGCATGGTTGGCCAGTGAAGAGATGCCGGCTGGATGTCGAGGTTCGATAACTGCGCACAGAAGCGactcagcaacagcagggGCGACGCTGCATGCATCTATGGCTTCCACGCCAGTCCTTCCGCAGCTCTGTGTCTTGGAGGAAGCCCTGTGTAGCATGCTGGTCGGGGTAGGCGAAAGGCCCAGtgctgcgcgcagcagccgtggagAAGACCGCGGCTCTACTAGTGGAGGGAAACGAGGCACTCTGGCAATACGCCGCGACTGGCTTGCGTGTCTTCGCGTGTATAGCCTCTACGCAACTCTGAAGCGCACGTGCTCAGCACCTCTGTGGAAAgggccgcagcgctgcctgcaGAAACACGTGCAAaacggcgacggtggcagccCTCGTCACGACAACGGTCGAAGTTATCGTGACTGTAGCAGCGCCAACGTTGGCGATGTCGCAGCGCTTGTTCTGGAACTCACGACAGTGGCAGCGCTctcggcggcagaggtggcgccgcACTTGCGGCGCACCGGGGCCGTCTCAGACGCGCGTCaactcgctcttctctcacgttttgtgcgctgctgcgactctCTCGGCATGCCGCTGTCCAGCcttccacctccaccagGACTCCAGCAGTGGGGGCGGGAGCGCGCATCGGCAACACCAGTGATGACGCAAGTTGCCGCACCTGGCGGCACTGTGCTTGGATGTGTTGATGTCGATGCGCACGAGGCAGTGCGCCATCTCGCAGCGCGACTTCTTTCTGGAGCGAATGTACCGCCTTCAGCGCCGTCTACCGAAACGCTCTTCCACGACTGGCGTGCCGTGCTGACCccactgcaggcgctgcgacgCGTAACTTCAGCCTTTGCGGCCCCAGAAACAAGTGGGCacgaaggtggtggtggtggtggtgcgacGACGCACGGAAGTGTGTGGctcttcagcacctcctctgcaGGACTGCAGTGGGCACGCAAGTGCCGAGGCAATTTGTCATCGACCACGTCGGCGACGTGCCTCGAGGCACCAAGTAGCGATGCTGACAACGGTGACTGCGAGGCTACGCAGCGCAATGGTCATCAGCTGCCGCAGAGCCAAAGCTGCCATTGCCACTACGATCGACTTCTCCAGGGTATTTTCTACGCCACACTGCGTCTCCTGTGGCGCACAGAGCACCTCTCCAAGCTCCCCCCGCAGGTTCTGCTAAAGGAGTTGCTACACCCCCTAGCAGAGCTGGagcgcgccgcagcggcgacgttGACGAGCCTCTGCACCGCAACGGAGATGGCACAGCGCGCAGCACAGTCGACTGCGCACGACAACGATGACATGTCCGCTGAAGTACTCCGGAGGATATTCAATCGACTCGCCGTACTCACTCACGTGGCTCATCGGCTTTCAACACACCCGATGCTGAGAGCGTCAGCGGCCGACGCTGGGGcacgtggtggaggcggtggcacaAGGGCTGGCTGGACCACGGCGTTGATCGTCTTCAAACTGCTCACGCAGATAGAGGAGGCGCTCTACACGCAATGTGGAAGGCCTCAAGGGGACAGCAGAGGTGCTGAGTCCACGGCACGTACCAACGCAGCTTTTGCTTCACCCTCGCAGGTGTTCGCAGCCCGATACGCCGACGTGCTCGCGCAGCGCGGGACGGGCGTCTCCGACTATCTTTCCTTTCTACTCATCGTCTCGTGCCACTTTCACCAGCTGCCCCCAGCGCACGAGGACGCCGCTCCTAAAGAGTCAGAGTTTGACGAGGAACGCAAGCGGCTACTGCgacacgcgcagctgcgtcacgCCGTTGCGCTTGCCGCTCCGCCATCTGCTGTCGGTGCGGTGATGGAGCTCTTTCAACCAACGCCCATGGCACCACGCCTTAGTGCCACGGCGGCTGACCCGCGTCTATCCATCCCTATCGCTGCAGGATCGACTACTACGTTGAGCAGCAACATAAACAAGCAGCTGCCGGACGCATCCAGTGTGGAAAGCCCCAGCGGTGAAGTGGGCGGTCTTCTACAGGTCCTAACACCCGACGAGGCGGCCCTCTTGCAGCGCCTGCATCACCTCTTGCAGGCGACACTGCCACTGAGGTGCCGAGGCATCAAGTGATGGTTGTAGGGTGCGAGGTGTTCTTGGTAGTGGTGGCCTTGGCTTCGATGCAGAGGTCACGCAATTATTAAAGgcagaaagggagaggggggtaaaagagagaaaaggagcgcAGTGATACATGTCGTGCACGGCCGTGGCGTCAGCCTCTCGcgtgttcccccccccccccccacccaccacacacacacaccactaCCACTCTCATCCTACTCACGCGACTGTGTAGGCCTGCCTGCCTATCTAGCTCTCCCCTGTGTGCGCaagggagagcgaagagtTGGCTTGTTGAAAGAACGTGGTAAAGACGGCAGCCCGATCATCAAGAAGCGTCAGTCAGCCCAAGGGCGTCTATAGGCGCATTCGTTCCTGCGCCTTCATCGGCGCTGCTACATACCCCATGTGTCGCTTCAGGAACGATGCCActctcgcttcctcctcttcctcttccctctcttgccctctATTCCCCTTGTTCTGCTTGTCGGCAGTGTTAGCCCTAGCCACTTATCTCACCTCCCCGCCACTTACATGCATACGCACACCGAGACAGAGACGTGCAGAGTTGCTCCTGTTGTTTTTTCCTGGAGCAAGCGGGAGACGAGAGACGCTAAGGCTTCAAACGGCAGTCGCTCGTCTGCGCCCCCTACACTCagcctcgcgcgcgcgcactgACTCGCCGATTTCCTCACTCTTTCGCACTACGGACGCAGAGGCAACCGTACACACCTCTACTCTCTTAGAGgttttctccctcccttcccctctgcctcctctttgccCCTTTCGTCGCCccaactctctctctctctctctttctccctcgctccgTGCTCGcgtgcacatacacacgcgtgcgAGTACCATAGTCATCTCTTCCTGCCTGTGCTCTTCTcgcgtccctctctctctctgtgtgtgtgcgtttctttGGTGAGCCAAAATGTCGAGAGACGCGGAGGCAGGCTCGGCCTCCGGGTCGAGCGTCACGTCCTTCCCATCAACCTCCCTTCTTCCGCGACTAACTCGGTCCTACAGCGACGGCCTCCTCATCAGCCAGTGTGACTCGGCATCGTCACACACTGGCTCGTTGTCAGCGCACGGGATGCCAACCAACTCACTTACTTGGTCCCCGCCTCGACCGGTAACGTGTGTAAACGTGGCCgctcctgcgccagcagTTCAATCGACGAACGCGTCACAGGTGTCGCCTGTTTGGGCTCTCTCGACGCCTCACCCCACCGCGACGGTGACCAGCGCCAGAACTGCCGCCGCGATGGAGCGCACAAGCGCCAGTCGAGCCACTtgccgcgtcgtcgccggATGCCGGATCTCGCCGAAGCTAACCGAGCTGCTCCGTGCAGCGGCAACGAGGGAAGACGGGGATGCGCCGTTTCTCGACGTACCAGCCGAGGTGCTCCTGCTGGAAAGCAGTTGTGGTACGCCTAGCACTCAACACACTAGGCGTGGCGAGCCGGCCACTGCGGCTCCGCTCCAGGGCATCGCACACGCCTACCCGACAGAACCACCGCTGACAGCAACATCAGGCGCCCATCGACGCACCTCACCGTCATCCCCAGCATCTATATCagccgcggaggcgctcaTGGTGGACCCCGACGCGCCGCGTTCAAGCCGACAGCACTTGAGCTACAAAATCCACGCGGCACCGCGCAATGGTACCAACAGTGCACGCACATCCGGCGTCCTCGCGCCGCTCtccggcaccgccacaccACCGACCTCCCCTTTCACTAAAAGCGGTGCTCGGACGCCGGCCTCGTCTCCTGTTGTTGCGTACAggacaacagcgccgccgtccatAACGTCGCCGGTGTCGTTCGGTGGTGCGATGCTGATCCTCTTGACTCCAAAGTCATCGCTGAGTGGCGCCGAGGTCGAAGTCACTCCGGCACTTCTGCTCggaggcggcaccgccgtcacgccAAGCGTCCACCCAAGTGCTGCACAGTCTCCCGGTGTGGCGGCGACCACCACGAGCTCCTTTTCTGCAGCCACAGGCGCACTTCGGCCTCTGCCGTCCAGCACTCCATCCAATGCCCACGGCGGTGGCCAGCACGTAGAGGTGCCGTTATGCTTTCAGGGGTTTGCAGTGTACCGTCACAACCAGCTTGAGCGGCACATCTCCGTCAGCAGTCGCGGACGTTCGTCACCGGCTGCGTCGGCCGCAGTGACGACCTCGGTGCTGGAGCGGTCACGGCGGACATCGAGTGTCGCCAGTGCGCTCTCGATGAGCGGTTTCACCGATGCCCCGTACGACTTCGACGGTTTcctcgacggcgcagcggtgtcCTTTGTGGGCGAGGCGGATGATTTGCACGGGGACCCACTCTACAACGGTAATGACAGTGGGGACACTtacgaggacggcgagggGTACAGGATGGTCGATGACAATGACGATGACGGAGACGGCAGCTGCCATGATGTCGTTCAGAGACGGCAGAGAAAAGTGGTGATGAAGGGAGCCATGCCtcctgccgccgcagtcgcagcaTCGGAGTCGGAGTCGGAGTTGGAGCTGTCGCAGGGCCAGGAGCTCACAAGCATGCAATGGAATGGCAACGTGTATACCTGCGCGACAGCAAACTTCAACGTCAGCGGGCCAGTGACGCGCATCCCTATCGCGGCGCATGCATCATCATCGCGGACCGAAAGGCATCTGCGCATATCGCTCATGCACACCACTGGCAGGTCCAACTCCGCGTCtagctgcggcagcgggggcggTGGCTCGATGCGTCTCAGCACCTTCGACCGAACCACACTGACGATGCCGCAGAAGCTGTTCGCGTCGCAAGGGGCACTACTGCGCTCACTGTCGACGCAGACGCATATCAGCACCTCTggcggcagccaccgcctTGCCGGCGTCCGCAGTGGCACCGCGGAGAGCCCGTCCAGTGCGCCGGATCTGCCCATGTTCGTATCGACCTCGTATTCACCCTGCTCGGGgtcggcagctgcggccgccgccggcggcagcggtgcgggtGACCGATTCCTTCCTCCACAGGTCGGCAAGGGCTCGACATGCTCATGGGAAAGGGTCCGCTGCACCCCAGCAGGCACCGTCGCGCGACCTGCgacgcggcactgcagcacccgCTGGCACGGGTACAACGACAGCAGGACCACTCGACGCCTTAGTGGCAGCCTCCATCGACCCTTGAGCAACCTGCTCGACACCCCTGGTGGGGCACCAAAACGTGTTCAGCagacccgcagcagctctggtGCTGAGGGGCGCACGTGGAGCTCCGAGAGGTGCGGTGAGGGCAGGGGccgagggagagacagagatAGGCCGAGCAGAgcaagcagcggtggcgagaaTATCAGCTGCAATCGAAGCTCAGCTCAATGGAAACGGTTCGTCATtcgcccaccgccgctgcatctgTGCAACACGAGCAGCAGACGACGGAGGCATGCACTGGGAtcgccggcggcagctgaCGGGCACGCTGACGGTGATGACCGCGCGGCAGACTTGCACGAGTGTGCGACCTCTGCGTCGCTactcccacccccctctcgccaAGCTCTTTCATGGCAGTCACCTGCTACTTCTAGCACGACCaccggagcagcagcggagggccAGGAAAGGGATTTGCACTCAGCGCATGTGCGAGGCACCACCATGGTGACCCCAGTGCCGTTGCCACACGAAGACATCATGCACACGCAGAACCGGTCGACAATGCCCCTCGGTGGCGCCAACGGCAGCAAAGTGCCGAGACCTTTAAGCTGTAGCCATCGCGAACAGGGGCAGTGTCACCATCGCCACGGGCCGCACCGGGACTGGCACTTGCGGTTGCCACGGCTAACGCTTCCGTATGGCACCTTaggggtgctgctgacgatgGCCACCCTTGTTGTCGCCCACGTTATCGTGCAGTGTATTCTGTCAAACTCGCTCACAGGGCGCCACACGTATGTCTTCTCAGAATTGGTTCTCTTTGTGGAGGATTTCACGCTACTGCCTGTTATGTCATGTGAGGTATTCACCAGCTCGCGGAGTAAGGATCCTGCGCGGCCGAGCCTCCGTGACCTGCACTGGACACCACCTAAGAGCATCACGCGGTTGTTGTGTGCGGTCATCCAGTTCATGGATCTCACGGAGTCCGTGCCTACGCTCTCACATGCCTCTCAGAGCCCGTCGGAGCCGCGAGACGAAAAGCGTTGCGCCCCGTTGCGGTGCGACGACAACCTCGGCAACCTCAGCGCCGTTGCCGTGCCCAcggagcagccgcagcccaTCACGGACGGAAATTGGGAGGGCGAGCATAGTATGCTCGACTCCAGCATGGTCTGTATCAgtaccaacagcagcagcatcgctttCCGGGGCGACATAGAGGCAGCACACGTCACTGGCACTCGGACAGGCATTGCAGGCGGTCTCCTTTGACCTTTcggccgctggtgctgccctCTTTGACCACCTCCGGAGGCGCCAGGATAGGCGCCGCGCAGCTGTTTGGCAGATGTGGAGGCGTCCTCAGGTACACGCCGTCTGCGACGGGAGCTGCTCAACGGAATTCTTTGCCTCTCCGTACCTGGCCAGCGAGCACGCCAGCGAGAGGAAGGTGCCGAAGACGTCTGCGCACGTGTACGGCATCGACCCATACTCCCTCGACATGTCCAGACCTCTCTTCC belongs to Leishmania panamensis strain MHOM/PA/94/PSC-1 chromosome 8 sequence and includes:
- a CDS encoding hypothetical protein (TriTrypDB/GeneDB-style sysID: LpmP.08.0360), translated to MSRDAEAGSASGSSVTSFPSTSLLPRLTRSYSDGLLISQCDSASSHTGSLSAHGMPTNSLTWSPPRPVTCVNVAAPAPAVQSTNASQVSPVWALSTPHPTATVTSARTAAAMERTSASRATCRVVAGCRISPKLTELLRAAATREDGDAPFLDVPAEVLLLESSCGTPSTQHTRRGEPATAAPLQGIAHAYPTEPPLTATSGAHRRTSPSSPASISAAEALMVDPDAPRSSRQHLSYKIHAAPRNGTNSARTSGVLAPLSGTATPPTSPFTKSGARTPASSPVVAYRTTAPPSITSPVSFGGAMLILLTPKSSLSGAEVEVTPALLLGGGTAVTPSVHPSAAQSPGVAATTTSSFSAATGALRPLPSSTPSNAHGGGQHVEVPLCFQGFAVYRHNQLERHISVSSRGRSSPAASAAVTTSVLERSRRTSSVASALSMSGFTDAPYDFDGFLDGAAVSFVGEADDLHGDPLYNGNDSGDTYEDGEGYRMVDDNDDDGDGSCHDVVQRRQRKVVMKGAMPPAAAVAASESESELELSQGQELTSMQWNGNVYTCATANFNVSGPVTRIPIAAHASSSRTERHLRISLMHTTGRSNSASSCGSGGGGSMRLSTFDRTTLTMPQKLFASQGALLRSLSTQTHISTSGGSHRLAGVRSGTAESPSSAPDLPMFVSTSYSPCSGSAAAAAAGGSGAGDRFLPPQVGKGSTCSWERVRCTPAGTVARPATRHCSTRWHGYNDSRTTRRLSGSLHRPLSNLLDTPGGAPKRVQQTRSSSGAEGRTWSSERCGEGRGRGRDRDRPSRASSGGENISCNRSSAQWKRFVIRPPPLHLCNTSSRRRRHALGSPAAADGHADGDDRAADLHECATSASLLPPPSRQALSWQSPATSSTTTGAAAEGQERDLHSAHVRGTTMVTPVPLPHEDIMHTQNRSTMPLGGANGSKVPRPLSCSHREQGQCHHRHGPHRDWHLRLPRLTLPYGTLGVLLTMATLVVAHVIVQCILSNSLTGRHTYVFSELVLFVEDFTLLPVMSCEVFTSSRSKDPARPSLRDLHWTPPKSITRLLCAVIQFMDLTESVPTLSHASQSPSEPRDEKRCAPLRCDDNLGNLSAVAVPTEQPQPITDGNWEGEHSMLDSSMVCISTNSSSIAFRGDIEAAHVTGTRTGIAGGLL